The genomic stretch TAATCTTGCTCACTAATCAGTTTCTTCATTTCGTAACTTGAAGGTAAGCGCCAGTCGTTACGTCCACACCAGCTCTGTTGGTTAGCGTATTCAACGAGCCTATCTGTGGTACATGCTTGGCTATTATCATCACTTTCTGAAAATTGACACTGTGCTTGAAAGGCGGGCAGGGTCGGTGGCCAATTCCCCCAAGCATAGGTCTGTGATGTTGGCTGTAACGGTGTCGCCCAAACCACGCCCTGATGTGTTTGAGTATCCGCTACGCATTGCCAAACTTTATCTTTAGTTGAGTCTCCGAGCGCTAGTGTAGTGAAGCGGGGGCTTGGCTTATTGACTCTGATAAGCCAGTTTATCGTTTCAATTTTATCGTTTGAAATGATAGCTATTTTAACATGATCAGACCCTTGGGCGTCGGCGTTAGCTTGGTAGGTAAAGGTATCACCTTGTACACTGGCATTACCCTGTGATCCTGGTTGGATCAGGCGTAATTCTTGCGTTGCGGTTAAGGTATACTGCTTTGTGGTTGTCAGCCCTTGGGTTAACTGGATGCGCGGGTTTAACAGTAAAGTCTGCTTATTACCCGAATCTGTATCAGTATTTGAGCCTGTACCAGAGTTTGTCACTGCTTCACTTGAGCTGTCATTACCGCATGCAGCCAGTAGCGTACAGCAGGTGATGAGCATGAGCTGACGTCGCATGTTCTTTAATGTATGTGTTGTCATTATGGTTGTAATCTCGTTGTTGAGATCAGACGCACGCGGTGCATTTCGGTATTCTGCACTCGACCACTATCAGCCCAAATATCTTGGAATGCGACTGCCCAGTGCTTTGTTTCAGGTTTGTATGAATCGACACTCGAAGTCCAGTAATAACTATTTTCTTCTACGATTGTGTCATTAAGTACACTGGTTATGTAGCCAGCTCGATAAAATTCAAAAGCGAATGGCTCAACATTAATAAGCAGGCTTTTTAATTCGTTTTGAGTTGGTAAGCGCCAGTTGGTTTGTCCGCATTCATTCGCTTGATTGATTTGCTTAGCGTATTCTACGGCTTGCGCGTGATTTTTCAGTGGTTCAGTTTTACTGATGCGTTGCCATAAAATTTGCGTGTTTGGTAATGCTGATTTGTATGCTAAATCCGATGTACAAGTCCAGTTTGCACTCTCTTGTTTTACCAGTGCTTGGCCGAGTGGCCCATGCTTAACAAAACGTGACTTCCAGTTGGCATTTTCATCGACGTCATTAGCAATACTTTGTGGTGTTAATGGTGCTGTTATTTCTGGAACTTCATTATCTTTTTTATCAGGGATAACAGTACCGTTTACTAACATAGTGAAGTGCGGTTCATTGGTTGAACGCGGCGGCATATTAGCAAAGTCAAAATCTTCACCCATCCACATCACATGTGCATCGCCAACAAGGGCATTTGAGCCTTGCCAATCACCGTCGACAGGACTGATATCGTGGCCATTGGCATAAATAGTAAATGAATTAGTCCAATATGCTTCATCAAAATTAGAATCGACATAAGGAAAATAAAAGTTGTTTATTGGCGATTGTTTGGCATCTTCATCGAATAGTTTTTTATCTAATAGTGTTTGCCATTCAGCTTGCGTCGCTAAACGCCAATCAGAGCGCCCACACAGTTTCTCTGTATTTGCTACGGCAACCAGATTATCGGTATTGCAGTCGTTACCGAGTATACAGCTAGCTTCACTGTAATCACGATTGTTGATTGTACGATCGCCCCAGTAGTAAGTTGCATCAAATGCATATTTGCCATTTGCTTGCGGTACTTGCCACATCAGTTCGCTACTATTATCGGTGACACAACTCCAGTCACTGGCATTGGCTGCTCGCGCTTGATCTTCGCTAGATAGTACAGTGCCGTCTAAAGCAACTTTACTAAAACGAACCATAGGTTTATTGGATTTGCCGTTGTATAGCGGCAATGCACTGCCATTAAGAGTGTAGATGTTGTTATCAATTTGATAATTAATTTCAAATTGATAGTTATGTTGAGCGGCGGAGATCTCAGCATTTACAGTCCGGCTATCAGATACGTAGGGTTTAAAATGCATTTTTCCCGTTGTGCTATCGATGCTGGCGTCACCAAAGTTGGCTTTGATATTGATAACTTGCACTGCATTGATAGCGGTAACACCTGGCGCCGAAAATGCAATCAACATGGCGGAGATTGGCGTTATGTCACTGGCTTTAATTTCGACAGCTGTTGTTGTGGTTTGTTGTGGTTTTTTATTCGTTACTTGTGCTGCCGTTGAATTTGAATCATCGCATGCGCTAATCAAAAGGCTAATGCAAGCTATAGATAATGCTGTTTTTTTCATTTTTTATAGTCTTATTATAAATATAGGGGGAGGATAATAAATAACTATAAAATAAAATGCAAATATAAGTGATAATAATTATCATTTATATTTGCGTGTAGGAAAACAAGTATAGTCTTTAAAGAACGGAAATGTTGTGGTGAGGTTATTTGTTAATTAAATATTGCTGTAGCTCGACACCTGGGATGGAGCTGGCTGTTGCCACCGCGATAGCGGCCCATTGAGACCCCGTTGTCATCGCGTCGGCAATATCCTGTTGTGCCAGTAATCCATGTATTAACCCCGATGCGAATGCATCACCAGCACCAGTTGTATCAACGACACTTGCATCGACTGCGGACACGGTAATAGCCTGGCTTTGGCTGTATGCCACCGCGCCATGCTCACCATCGGTAATAACAAAATAACGTAATTGCTTACCGCTTATCTGCTGCCCATACTGCCAGATTGAGGCGTGATCTTGAGCATTACTATTACTATTGTTATTAATATTGTGATTGCGCATATCCGATTTAGACGAAATCAATATATGGCAAGGACGAGGTCGACTATCCTTGGCTAATTGTGCGACGACTAAGCTTGATTTTAGTGCGGTTTGTGCCCATTGCTCACAACCTACTGCAGACGAATTAATATATAACGCCTGCCATTGGCTAAAATCGGGCGCGGTTCCTAAGGTAAAGACAGGGCGTTGTGGACGTATGATCGTGCGTTCACCGTCGGGTGTCATGATTAATAATAATTCTGGCGTATCGAGATCATTACGTTGCAATAAGCTACAGTCTAATCCTTGAATACTGGCTTCAGCCAATAACCAATCGGCGGTCTTATCATTGCCGACTTGACTGACTAACGCCACTTTGTGACCTGCATAAATTAAACCTAATCCGGTATTGGCACCGCCACCCCCTAAGCGTCGACCATTATCAGCATAATAATGGCGCCCACCCGTGGCGAGTTGCCTATCTAGTTGTAACACCCGATCACAGTTTAGGTTTGCAAGTAAGAGGATATTTGACATCGCTATGGGCCTTAAAGATAGGGAGAAGATAATTATCCCTCAATTGCCAAGTAAAGGAAATAACAGTGCGTAGGCAAGGGGTTAAAATGAGTTAATAAGGTACTAAAGTGAGTGATATCGCACACTTTATTCATTTACCTAGCTGACCTGATCCACTAAATATTATAGGATTATTTTGGTATAAAAAATGATGATTATTGGATGCTTTGGGGGCGCTTTTATACTTTGCTTTATCAACTCTGAGTGTATTACTATGTGGTTAATCTTGAATGTTTATTACACAGTAATATCAATGGATTAGGTGTTAATACACTTTTTTATAAATGATTATAAAGAGTTATAAGTTACATTATGAGAACCCTGTCAGTTAAAGCAAAATTAATCATATCTCTCGCTATTCCGACACTGTTTGTTTGTGTCATTATCGCGATGTATATTGCTCAGCACATTAAGTCGGCAAGGGATGCTGATGCCGCTATTGTCGTGGTGCAACAATCAATGTTGATTAATGCTTTAGTGCATGAAATACAAGCAGAGCGGGGCCTTAGCGCATCCTTGTTCACGAGCAAGGATGAAGGCTTAAAACAAAGGCTTGATGCACAACGACAACAAACCGATCAGCAATTTATCTTATTTAATCAATTAATCGCTGATAATAAAGCGGTAAAGCGATTAGCACAACAGCATAATGTCATTAACCTGCAGCACCATATCACCTCAATACGTCACGCTATAGATGCAGATAATCGTGACCAGTTTAACAATTACACACAAGCCGTCGCCAGCAACCTTAATGTTATCAGTGCACTACAAGAAGCAGTTTCTGATAGTGAACTATTGTTGAATTTGGAGTTTTACATTCCTTTAATCTGGTTTAAAGAATTTGCCAGTTTAGAGCGCGGTTCATTTCATGGTATTTATAACGCCAAAGATTTCAATCAAGTAGCACTTGCCCGATTGTTTGGTTTACGTGATAAGCAAGAGCTGATTTTTTTACAACTACAACGCTTAATACCCGGTGCACTTAAAGATGACCTGAGCAAGATTGCAGCTTACGGACGTGATAGCAAGTTAAGTCAGATCATGAATCAAGCCAAATTTGAAAGTAAAAAACAAGATTTGTTAAACGAAGGTCGATCGTATTTTGGTTTGATTAACCACTATTTTAAAGGCTATTTATTACGTCGTGACCAGGTTTATTACCAGCAGTTTATGGCGGTTTACCAAGACGCCTTTAGCATGCTATCTGCGTATAAGCAGATGGATTATGCTAATCCTCAAATCGCAGTGTTATTCGATACTCTCGAGCGTTATAGACTGGTTATCGAAGGCTTAGATAAAGTGGTTATTGATAAAGATGAAATAAGCGGCATAGATGCAACCTTTCTAGTATTAGAAGATAGTGCTATCGAAAGTATGGATTTGGTGCGAGATGATATTTTACATATTCGTTTTACAGACTGGTGGGAAGGGTCAACACAACGGATTGACATTATTGAAGGGATCATTGACTCAACGAGTAACCAATATATCAGTACCTTAGAGGGGTTACAAAGGAAAAAGCAACAACAGTTGTGGCTTGAAATCACGTTGATCTTGACCATTTTGTTAGTGGGGGTCGGTTTAGCTTATCGTACGGTTAATCAAGTGATTCAAGAGCTACGTATGTTTACTGACAAGATGAAAAGTCTTAACTCATCAGGCTGTCATAAAAAACTCGATATTCACACTGATTCACATTTGGTTACCGATGTTGTTGATACTTTTAATGATATTGTTACTTCCATTGACGTAACTCAGCATGAACATCTGTTATCGAGTGCATTCTTTAATAGTGCTGGCGAAGGCATGGTGGTGAGCGATAAGCACAATAATATTGAAATGATAAATCCAGCATTTACCCGCATGACTGGATTTTCTAAGCAAGATGTATTGAGTAAGAGTATCTTATATTTCTTGGTTGATAAGTATGATCAAAAGATTGCACATAAAACCATCATGCGAACTTTGATAGCCAAAGGTTGCTGGGAAAGTGAAGTTAAAATAACCGATAAAAATAATGACACGAGTTCGGTATTTATTTCCGTGGCGGTAGTGAAAGATAAAGACGCGAATATCAGCCACTATATTTATTTATTGAAAAATTTAGATAAATGGAAAAGGTACGAAGATGAAATTTGGGTAAAAGCGAATTTTGATTCTCTGACCAATTTACCTAACCGTGAGATGGGGTTAGAGAAGTTGAAACAAGTTGTAGAGCATTCTAAGCGCTACCGAATTATGGCTGCGGTGATGTTTATCGATCTTGATAACTTCAAGTTGATTAATGATAGCCTTGGCCATAGCGCGGGTGATGAACTGCTTTGTCATGTAAGTGAACGCTTACGAAAAAATGTGCGTGCCACCGATATTGTGTGTCGTTTAGGTGGCGATGAGTTTGTGGTGATCTTGTCTGAAATTAAATATGTCAATGAAGCTAAAGTATTGGCGGATAAATTGATTGCAGAAATATCAAAGCCTTATTTGTTACAAGAGAAACAT from Moritella marina ATCC 15381 encodes the following:
- a CDS encoding EAL domain-containing protein → MRTLSVKAKLIISLAIPTLFVCVIIAMYIAQHIKSARDADAAIVVVQQSMLINALVHEIQAERGLSASLFTSKDEGLKQRLDAQRQQTDQQFILFNQLIADNKAVKRLAQQHNVINLQHHITSIRHAIDADNRDQFNNYTQAVASNLNVISALQEAVSDSELLLNLEFYIPLIWFKEFASLERGSFHGIYNAKDFNQVALARLFGLRDKQELIFLQLQRLIPGALKDDLSKIAAYGRDSKLSQIMNQAKFESKKQDLLNEGRSYFGLINHYFKGYLLRRDQVYYQQFMAVYQDAFSMLSAYKQMDYANPQIAVLFDTLERYRLVIEGLDKVVIDKDEISGIDATFLVLEDSAIESMDLVRDDILHIRFTDWWEGSTQRIDIIEGIIDSTSNQYISTLEGLQRKKQQQLWLEITLILTILLVGVGLAYRTVNQVIQELRMFTDKMKSLNSSGCHKKLDIHTDSHLVTDVVDTFNDIVTSIDVTQHEHLLSSAFFNSAGEGMVVSDKHNNIEMINPAFTRMTGFSKQDVLSKSILYFLVDKYDQKIAHKTIMRTLIAKGCWESEVKITDKNNDTSSVFISVAVVKDKDANISHYIYLLKNLDKWKRYEDEIWVKANFDSLTNLPNREMGLEKLKQVVEHSKRYRIMAAVMFIDLDNFKLINDSLGHSAGDELLCHVSERLRKNVRATDIVCRLGGDEFVVILSEIKYVNEAKVLADKLIAEISKPYLLQEKHDGVISASIGITLTPDDASDVETLVKNADTAMYHAKELGRNNSQFYTPELNKKVTARMALEQALYRGLMRDEFISYYQPIFEIDSKKVIGVEALIRWNHPEKGLVYPGDFIDLAEEVGVVIDFGNLMITQTVLQLQAWQAAGIYIHAAINISSKQFAPGHAERLVELVASELQKYNIPGEYLHIEITERVFMENTELVADTLQKLRNLGVRIHLDDFGTGYSSLKYLINFPVDYLKIDRSFIARIGDNDNARKVIKSIVAMTKELELKVVAEGIEEQSECEFLAQLGCEYGQGFWFARPVAVDELSLPSIKSGHKANADKANAI
- a CDS encoding PfkB family carbohydrate kinase gives rise to the protein MSNILLLANLNCDRVLQLDRQLATGGRHYYADNGRRLGGGGANTGLGLIYAGHKVALVSQVGNDKTADWLLAEASIQGLDCSLLQRNDLDTPELLLIMTPDGERTIIRPQRPVFTLGTAPDFSQWQALYINSSAVGCEQWAQTALKSSLVVAQLAKDSRPRPCHILISSKSDMRNHNINNNSNSNAQDHASIWQYGQQISGKQLRYFVITDGEHGAVAYSQSQAITVSAVDASVVDTTGAGDAFASGLIHGLLAQQDIADAMTTGSQWAAIAVATASSIPGVELQQYLINK
- a CDS encoding DUF1566 domain-containing protein, translated to MKKTALSIACISLLISACDDSNSTAAQVTNKKPQQTTTTAVEIKASDITPISAMLIAFSAPGVTAINAVQVINIKANFGDASIDSTTGKMHFKPYVSDSRTVNAEISAAQHNYQFEINYQIDNNIYTLNGSALPLYNGKSNKPMVRFSKVALDGTVLSSEDQARAANASDWSCVTDNSSELMWQVPQANGKYAFDATYYWGDRTINNRDYSEASCILGNDCNTDNLVAVANTEKLCGRSDWRLATQAEWQTLLDKKLFDEDAKQSPINNFYFPYVDSNFDEAYWTNSFTIYANGHDISPVDGDWQGSNALVGDAHVMWMGEDFDFANMPPRSTNEPHFTMLVNGTVIPDKKDNEVPEITAPLTPQSIANDVDENANWKSRFVKHGPLGQALVKQESANWTCTSDLAYKSALPNTQILWQRISKTEPLKNHAQAVEYAKQINQANECGQTNWRLPTQNELKSLLINVEPFAFEFYRAGYITSVLNDTIVEENSYYWTSSVDSYKPETKHWAVAFQDIWADSGRVQNTEMHRVRLISTTRLQP